Proteins encoded together in one Candidatus Methylomirabilis limnetica window:
- a CDS encoding DUF5615 family PIN-like protein, producing the protein MRFLIDECVSPTTVALLRGLGHDVLDIKELERFGTQDFEIYRIACQQKRVIVTTDKGFRMFDPARCGGIIISTIRPNTPVRYEPRLKHLLTTTHLDELTGVLVLLEEKRHRLIKRQPHR; encoded by the coding sequence TTGCGCTTCTTGATCGATGAGTGCGTCTCGCCCACAACTGTTGCATTGCTCAGGGGCCTAGGCCACGACGTTCTGGATATTAAGGAGCTTGAACGCTTCGGAACTCAAGATTTCGAAATCTATCGTATCGCCTGTCAGCAAAAGCGTGTCATCGTCACAACCGACAAAGGCTTTCGTATGTTTGACCCCGCTCGATGCGGTGGGATCATCATCTCCACGATCCGGCCCAACACCCCCGTGCGATATGAACCCCGCCTTAAACATCTGCTCACCACTACCCATCTTGATGAATTAACCGGCGTACTGGTTCTCCTCGAGGAGAAGCGGCACCGATTGATCAAACGGCAACCTCACCGGTAG
- a CDS encoding ribbon-helix-helix domain-containing protein encodes MRTTKTWTISLPPKLVREAERTAKEEHRTKSELVREALRLYLEDQQWRTLQRKTALQVQALGIRTEEDVDRLVHAIRK; translated from the coding sequence ATGCGTACCACCAAGACATGGACTATTTCGCTTCCCCCCAAGCTTGTCCGAGAGGCCGAGCGTACGGCTAAGGAGGAACACCGAACCAAGAGCGAACTGGTCCGGGAGGCCCTACGCCTGTACCTTGAAGACCAACAGTGGCGGACACTTCAGAGAAAGACAGCCCTCCAAGTACAGGCGCTCGGGATCAGAACGGAAGAGGACGTGGATCGACTCGTGCACGCAATCCGCAAATAA
- a CDS encoding FemAB family XrtA/PEP-CTERM system-associated protein — MQNYQVVDCHADSIDNWNAFVQKNNGNYCHLYHWRDVIRNSYGLMTFYLAIVRESEWVGILPLALVPGVGGRSAVSVPYCNYGGLLVANDSDPVLVMKAALSFLTDKGIHRVEVRELCHPGDVFSSEEVTLILELPDSRDLFWKMIGDKVRNQVRKAEKAGLEVQWGREQAPDLYEVYADNMGRLGTPVHPRAFVDEILSSFGDDADVLTVRLQGRAIAAMLVLKFGDTWIDPIASSLVEFRHLNPNMILYWEALQRAMAAGMRRFDFGRSKRDSGTYKFKQQWGATEVPLNYHSYEKGVRVSSASTDLYRGNKAVMFARVWSVLPGRIQRILGPKIRRYIP; from the coding sequence TTGCAAAACTATCAGGTTGTGGACTGTCATGCAGATTCCATTGATAACTGGAATGCGTTCGTACAAAAGAACAATGGCAATTACTGTCACCTCTACCACTGGCGCGATGTCATACGTAATTCGTATGGGCTGATGACATTCTATCTTGCGATTGTTCGTGAATCGGAATGGGTTGGTATTCTGCCGTTGGCTCTTGTTCCCGGCGTTGGTGGGCGCAGCGCCGTCTCTGTCCCTTATTGTAATTATGGGGGGCTCTTGGTTGCCAACGACTCCGATCCGGTTCTTGTAATGAAGGCTGCGCTGTCCTTTCTTACAGACAAAGGAATTCATCGAGTAGAAGTCAGGGAGTTATGTCACCCAGGGGACGTTTTCTCTTCAGAAGAAGTTACCTTGATCCTGGAGCTTCCCGATAGCCGTGATCTGTTTTGGAAAATGATCGGCGACAAGGTGCGCAATCAAGTGCGCAAGGCTGAAAAAGCGGGGCTTGAAGTTCAGTGGGGCCGTGAGCAAGCACCTGACTTGTACGAGGTTTACGCGGATAACATGGGACGGCTGGGCACGCCGGTTCATCCGCGGGCTTTTGTGGACGAGATACTATCATCCTTCGGGGATGATGCGGATGTCCTGACGGTTCGCCTGCAAGGGCGCGCGATTGCGGCGATGTTGGTGCTTAAATTCGGCGATACCTGGATAGACCCGATTGCTTCCAGTCTGGTTGAGTTCAGACATCTGAATCCCAATATGATTTTGTATTGGGAGGCGTTGCAACGGGCCATGGCCGCCGGAATGCGCCGTTTTGATTTTGGCCGCAGCAAGCGGGATTCAGGTACATACAAGTTCAAGCAACAATGGGGGGCGACGGAAGTTCCGTTGAACTATCATTCATACGAGAAGGGTGTTCGGGTTTCATCGGCATCTACGGATCTCTATCGCGGCAACAAGGCAGTGATGTTCGCCAGGGTCTGGTCGGTGCTGCCGGGCCGTATTCAGCGCATTCTCGGTCCAAAAATCAGGCGGTACATTCCATGA
- a CDS encoding nucleotidyltransferase domain-containing protein, translated as MATIPDGVNQSAQRFLAAMRQHVQAAYVYGSQVKGTAVEWSDIDLAVVSPDFSADLFQERLALMRLAAQIDDRIEPHPFTPEDFNDTDSLASEIRRTGVRIA; from the coding sequence ATGGCTACGATCCCAGATGGGGTGAATCAGAGTGCTCAGCGTTTCCTGGCGGCAATGCGACAGCATGTGCAGGCAGCCTACGTGTACGGCTCTCAGGTCAAGGGTACGGCTGTTGAGTGGAGCGACATCGATCTGGCGGTGGTATCGCCGGATTTTTCCGCCGATCTGTTTCAGGAGCGGCTTGCCTTAATGCGCCTCGCTGCCCAAATCGATGACCGCATTGAGCCTCATCCCTTTACACCAGAAGATTTCAACGACACCGATTCGCTTGCTAGTGAGATTCGCCGGACAGGGGTGCGGATCGCGTAA
- a CDS encoding class I SAM-dependent methyltransferase — translation MGKQQMPTEKSELSESQQNSIEYQKKRYNNEAQEHVRHHGDQYSQLYRTEFIRSKLFDFDLQGKVVLDAMCASGIETEYLISKGAIVTGLDISERNAEMYREKWHRECVATSIHDTKLAQASFDVVYIFGGLHHVIPCLGETIREVYRLLKPGGHFVFVEPNKDTWFNALRMVWYRFDSRFQKDEEALSYKDQLRPFLESGFREVAFFTGGNIAYLLISQSLIIGTPTRWKKWLYPILSNLERLVTRVPILPRLFLAAVWQKYPDRN, via the coding sequence ATGGGAAAACAGCAGATGCCGACTGAAAAAAGTGAACTGTCCGAGTCACAGCAGAATTCAATTGAGTATCAAAAAAAGCGATACAATAATGAGGCCCAAGAGCATGTGAGGCATCATGGGGATCAGTATAGCCAGTTGTACCGTACAGAATTTATCCGAAGCAAACTTTTTGATTTCGATTTGCAGGGCAAGGTTGTACTCGATGCCATGTGCGCATCGGGAATCGAGACGGAATATTTAATCTCGAAAGGTGCAATAGTTACCGGCTTGGATATATCTGAGCGGAACGCTGAAATGTACCGAGAGAAATGGCATCGAGAATGTGTCGCTACCAGCATACACGATACGAAACTGGCCCAGGCCTCATTCGATGTGGTTTATATATTCGGAGGGTTGCATCATGTTATCCCTTGTCTTGGGGAAACAATCCGAGAGGTTTATCGGTTATTAAAGCCGGGAGGGCATTTTGTATTTGTCGAGCCCAATAAGGATACATGGTTCAACGCACTCCGAATGGTTTGGTACCGTTTCGATAGTCGATTTCAAAAAGACGAAGAAGCGTTAAGTTATAAAGACCAGCTGCGTCCTTTCCTTGAATCGGGGTTCAGGGAAGTCGCTTTCTTCACTGGCGGAAATATTGCGTACCTCCTGATCAGCCAATCCTTAATCATCGGAACGCCCACTCGCTGGAAAAAATGGCTTTACCCGATTCTTTCTAATCTTGAGCGGCTTGTTACCCGCGTCCCAATACTGCCAAGGTTATTTTTGGCTGCAGTGTGGCAAAAATATCCAGATAGAAATTGA
- a CDS encoding AbrB/MazE/SpoVT family DNA-binding domain-containing protein: protein MALTRIGPKHQITIPKEVFERLQLQVRDYLEAEVEGRKIVLTPKQLAEKAPALKLSLREQRLLAGAQAKIERIQKNLMQAKGLTLAEARVAARVGLIDPEQLYWWTEEWQKVEREAEAEIRAGGAKSFERIEDLLRDLRS from the coding sequence ATGGCGTTAACCCGGATCGGCCCGAAGCACCAGATCACCATTCCGAAGGAAGTGTTCGAGAGGTTACAGCTTCAGGTGAGGGACTACCTGGAAGCCGAAGTCGAGGGGCGAAAGATTGTGCTGACGCCCAAACAGCTTGCGGAGAAGGCCCCAGCCCTGAAGCTCTCACTTAGAGAGCAGCGCCTCCTTGCCGGCGCCCAGGCGAAGATCGAGCGGATCCAGAAGAATCTCATGCAGGCCAAGGGGCTGACGCTTGCAGAGGCCAGGGTCGCCGCGAGGGTGGGGCTCATCGACCCTGAACAGCTCTACTGGTGGACGGAGGAGTGGCAGAAAGTTGAGCGGGAGGCAGAGGCCGAGATCAGAGCAGGTGGGGCGAAGAGCTTTGAGCGAATTGAAGATCTCCTGCGGGATCTCCGCTCGTGA
- a CDS encoding type II toxin-antitoxin system PemK/MazF family toxin codes for MPSTISFKFGDIVLVPFPFTDQTASKRRPAVVVSSEAYHRERPDLILLAVTSQIRPSTTVGEVIIQHWQQAGLLKPSTIKPIFTTVEKELILRKLGQLIEEDRQALRRALPIILG; via the coding sequence ATGCCGTCTACGATAAGCTTTAAGTTTGGAGACATCGTCCTGGTCCCTTTCCCCTTCACGGATCAGACCGCCAGTAAGAGGCGCCCCGCCGTAGTGGTGAGCTCTGAAGCCTACCATCGGGAGCGTCCTGACCTTATTCTGCTGGCCGTGACCAGTCAAATCCGACCCTCGACCACGGTGGGCGAAGTAATAATCCAACACTGGCAGCAGGCCGGGTTGCTGAAACCCTCGACCATCAAGCCTATCTTTACCACGGTTGAGAAGGAACTGATCCTCCGAAAGCTTGGACAATTGATAGAGGAAGATCGGCAGGCGCTTCGGCGAGCACTTCCCATAATCCTCGGTTAA
- a CDS encoding DUF433 domain-containing protein has product MTIQTEHHYIMRDNGILSGEPIIMGTRTPVRAIVELWRLGVNPEEIPLHLPHLTLAQVFDALSYYADHREEIQQCIERNKVPDDLTHPAVRTDG; this is encoded by the coding sequence ATGACGATTCAAACAGAGCACCACTATATCATGCGGGATAACGGCATCCTCAGCGGAGAGCCCATCATCATGGGCACACGGACCCCCGTACGCGCGATTGTCGAGCTTTGGCGCCTTGGGGTTAATCCGGAGGAAATTCCCCTACATCTGCCACACCTCACCCTTGCCCAAGTGTTCGATGCGCTCAGCTACTACGCTGACCATCGGGAGGAGATCCAGCAGTGCATCGAACGCAACAAAGTGCCCGACGACCTGACGCATCCGGCAGTCCGTACGGATGGCTAG
- a CDS encoding type II toxin-antitoxin system VapC family toxin, producing MLVGRISIHGEDCGRYHFARTTHILLWALLEPARLSKRVATALQDPANELWVSPISTWEMILLAEKGRVILEPDPATWIRKVYRTIAFQEAVLNHEVAIQSRSVDLPYQDPADRFLIASARVYDLTLVTADDRLLHFKQASILPNR from the coding sequence ATCCTGGTTGGGCGCATTTCAATCCACGGGGAAGATTGTGGGAGATATCACTTCGCCCGCACTACCCATATCCTTCTCTGGGCTCTTTTAGAGCCCGCTCGTCTGAGTAAACGTGTCGCCACAGCCCTTCAGGATCCGGCCAATGAGCTATGGGTCTCACCCATCAGCACCTGGGAAATGATCCTCCTTGCCGAAAAGGGGCGCGTCATCCTGGAACCGGATCCAGCCACCTGGATCCGCAAGGTCTATAGGACCATTGCCTTTCAGGAGGCCGTACTGAATCATGAAGTCGCCATTCAAAGCCGATCAGTCGATCTTCCCTACCAGGATCCGGCTGATCGTTTTCTTATTGCCTCAGCTCGGGTCTATGATCTGACGCTGGTTACAGCGGATGACCGCTTGTTACATTTCAAACAGGCATCTATTCTCCCCAATAGATAA
- a CDS encoding DUF5615 family PIN-like protein produces the protein MASPPARVYLDEDVSVVVAAILQARGFEALTARDAGLLGRADSEQLEFVAEASRILLTHNRVDFERLHRGWIEGGRQHSRRTMTHFCFQQNREVWFA, from the coding sequence ATGGCTAGCCCGCCCGCCAGGGTCTACCTTGACGAGGATGTGTCTGTGGTGGTCGCCGCGATATTACAGGCGCGCGGATTCGAGGCGCTGACCGCACGGGATGCTGGTTTACTTGGCCGGGCAGACTCCGAGCAATTGGAGTTCGTCGCAGAAGCCAGCCGCATCCTCCTCACCCACAACCGAGTTGACTTCGAACGCCTCCATCGAGGCTGGATTGAAGGTGGGAGGCAGCATTCTAGGCGCACGATGACCCACTTCTGTTTCCAGCAGAACCGAGAGGTCTGGTTCGCATGA
- a CDS encoding putative toxin-antitoxin system toxin component, PIN family: protein MRIVLDTNVLISALAFPGSKPDQILSRIRRRASELFISPFILSELDRVLREKFRFTNKEVDVRVNAIRAIAHVITPIERITIVTANDDDNRILECAAAAQAEFLVTGDKEHLLPLGSYHGIKIVSPAQYLDLLTQGI, encoded by the coding sequence ATGCGGATTGTCCTTGACACCAATGTCCTGATCTCCGCCCTGGCCTTCCCGGGAAGCAAGCCGGATCAAATCCTTTCTCGCATCCGCCGACGAGCAAGCGAGCTGTTCATCTCCCCCTTCATCCTGTCCGAGCTCGACCGCGTTCTGCGAGAGAAATTCCGTTTCACGAACAAGGAGGTGGATGTTCGGGTCAATGCGATCCGTGCCATTGCCCATGTGATTACACCGATAGAGCGGATTACCATTGTGACAGCCAACGATGATGATAACCGCATCTTGGAGTGTGCTGCTGCGGCTCAAGCCGAGTTCCTGGTTACTGGTGATAAGGAGCATCTGCTACCTCTAGGATCCTACCATGGCATCAAGATCGTCAGTCCAGCTCAATACCTTGATCTCCTGACACAAGGTATCTAG
- a CDS encoding glycosyltransferase, which produces MAVGDKKTTDSRVIPFWGSPHFDYRPYAGVVDRARRRLTLAAERWLGLEGFAHPYSTLLLELTGQPPPDLVLGVNLHGGFFDLRALAPLSKQVPVVLRPGDSWLVTGHCACPGQCDRWLRGCGHCPDLEREPAIPRDATAFNWRRKQRIYAHSELHVIALSEWQLKRLNQSMLGPSIRSSRVIPNGVDPGIFHQGSRREARDALGLPHLRPIFLTVAHGGVSNRFKDWATLEAAVRRLSDANVGHEPLFVIVGGRKPRTEQWGSTEVRHVPYLDVPADLAAYYRAADLLVHATHEESFSNVVAEAISVGLPVVASRVAALPELVDHERTGLLVPPYRPDALAGAIEQLLADPRRRETFSAAAAKRARVSCGLDRMVDAYLDYFAQLVADRLR; this is translated from the coding sequence ATGGCGGTGGGCGACAAGAAGACAACCGATTCCCGAGTGATACCGTTCTGGGGCAGCCCACACTTCGACTACCGACCCTACGCAGGCGTGGTGGATCGAGCGCGTCGGCGACTCACGCTCGCAGCAGAACGTTGGCTGGGGCTCGAGGGTTTTGCGCATCCATACTCCACCCTGCTCCTCGAACTTACCGGGCAGCCGCCTCCGGACCTCGTGCTCGGCGTCAACCTGCACGGCGGATTTTTCGACCTGCGGGCGCTCGCGCCCCTCTCCAAACAGGTGCCAGTAGTGCTGCGCCCCGGCGACAGCTGGCTCGTCACCGGCCACTGCGCCTGCCCCGGCCAGTGCGATCGCTGGCTGCGCGGCTGCGGCCACTGCCCGGACCTCGAGCGCGAACCGGCCATCCCGCGCGACGCGACCGCCTTCAATTGGCGCCGCAAGCAGCGGATCTATGCCCACTCCGAGCTGCACGTGATCGCATTGTCCGAGTGGCAGTTGAAGCGCCTGAACCAATCGATGCTCGGGCCGTCTATCCGCTCGAGCCGCGTGATCCCTAACGGTGTCGATCCCGGAATCTTTCACCAGGGATCGCGCCGGGAGGCCCGAGATGCTCTCGGATTACCGCACCTCCGGCCGATTTTCCTCACCGTCGCGCACGGAGGCGTGTCTAACCGCTTCAAGGACTGGGCCACGCTTGAAGCCGCCGTACGCCGGCTCTCCGATGCGAATGTCGGACATGAGCCGCTGTTCGTGATTGTCGGCGGTCGCAAGCCACGCACCGAACAGTGGGGGTCGACCGAGGTCCGCCATGTCCCGTATCTCGATGTGCCAGCCGACCTCGCCGCGTACTATCGTGCCGCGGACCTGCTCGTTCACGCGACGCACGAGGAGAGCTTCTCCAACGTCGTTGCCGAGGCGATATCCGTGGGACTGCCCGTGGTAGCAAGCAGGGTCGCGGCGCTGCCCGAACTCGTCGATCACGAGCGTACCGGGCTCCTCGTCCCGCCCTATCGGCCGGACGCGCTGGCCGGGGCGATTGAGCAATTGCTCGCCGACCCTAGGCGCCGCGAAACCTTCAGCGCCGCCGCAGCCAAGCGAGCCCGCGTGTCTTGCGGGCTCGATCGCATGGTTGATGCGTACCTTGACTACTTCGCTCAGCTCGTCGCGGATCGCCTGCGGTGA
- the gmd gene encoding GDP-mannose 4,6-dehydratase, with amino-acid sequence MTIALITGITGQDGSYLTELLLAKGYTVHGLIRRASTFHTQRIEHLYQDPHDPETRLILHYGDLSDSSQLTNLFYEVRPDEVYHLGAQSHVRVSFDMPDYTGDITGLGTVRLLEAIRKSGVGCRIYQASSSEMFGDAPAPQNEQSRFQPRSPYAIAKLYAYWMVRNYREGYGLFACNGIMFNHESPRRGETFVTRKITRAVAAIVAGRQKTLFLGNLDARRDWGFAPEYVEGMWLMLQQEAPCDLVFGTGETHSVLEFVEEAFGYVNLDWRDYVTEDPRYRRPTEVPLLQADPSEAKRRLGWEPTVAFRDLVRIMMDADLEAAGLLAPGQGTRCLTDGCNPRDSTLKLPVRLPFDQSVPLLLEENQYAG; translated from the coding sequence ATGACGATCGCGCTCATCACGGGGATCACCGGGCAAGATGGCTCGTACCTGACCGAGCTGCTGCTCGCAAAGGGCTACACAGTCCACGGGCTGATCCGGCGGGCCAGCACCTTCCATACGCAGCGGATCGAGCATCTCTACCAGGATCCGCATGACCCTGAGACCCGGCTCATCCTGCACTATGGTGATCTCTCCGATTCGAGCCAACTCACAAACCTCTTCTATGAGGTCCGGCCGGATGAGGTCTATCACCTGGGGGCGCAGAGCCATGTACGCGTGAGCTTCGACATGCCGGACTACACGGGCGACATCACCGGGTTGGGCACAGTCCGCTTACTGGAGGCGATCCGGAAGAGTGGGGTGGGGTGCCGGATCTACCAAGCCTCCAGCAGCGAGATGTTCGGCGATGCTCCGGCGCCCCAGAACGAGCAGAGCCGCTTTCAGCCGCGCAGCCCGTATGCGATCGCCAAGCTGTACGCTTACTGGATGGTGCGCAATTACCGCGAAGGGTACGGCCTCTTCGCCTGTAACGGCATCATGTTCAACCATGAGTCGCCCCGGCGGGGGGAGACCTTTGTCACGCGGAAGATTACGCGGGCTGTGGCCGCCATCGTCGCTGGACGGCAGAAGACGCTGTTTCTGGGTAACCTCGATGCTCGACGCGATTGGGGGTTTGCGCCGGAGTATGTGGAGGGGATGTGGCTGATGCTCCAGCAGGAAGCACCGTGTGACCTGGTCTTCGGGACCGGTGAGACCCATTCGGTGCTGGAGTTTGTGGAGGAGGCCTTTGGCTACGTCAACCTCGACTGGCGGGACTACGTCACCGAGGACCCGCGCTACCGCCGCCCGACAGAGGTTCCGCTCCTGCAGGCCGATCCCTCCGAGGCCAAGCGACGCCTCGGGTGGGAACCTACCGTCGCATTCCGGGACTTGGTCAGGATCATGATGGACGCCGACCTCGAGGCCGCAGGCCTACTCGCGCCAGGGCAGGGGACGCGGTGCCTGACCGATGGATGTAACCCGCGCGATAGTACATTGAAACTACCGGTGAGGTTGCCGTTTGATCAATCGGTGCCGCTTCTCCTCGAGGAGAACCAGTACGCCGGTTAA
- a CDS encoding GDP-mannose 4,6-dehydratase has protein sequence MREATRRQTKLFLGNLEARRDWGFAPEYVEGMWLMLQQEVPCDLVFGTGETHSVQEFVEEAFGYVNLDWRDYVAEDPRYRHPTEVPLLQADPSEAKRRLGWEPTVTFRDLVRIMMDADLEAADLPAPGQGKRCLTDGRLAWLRRP, from the coding sequence CTGAGAGAGGCGACGAGGCGCCAAACAAAGCTGTTCCTGGGCAACCTTGAGGCCCGACGCGATTGGGGGTTTGCGCCGGAGTACGTCGAGGGGATGTGGCTGATGCTCCAACAAGAGGTACCGTGTGACCTGGTCTTCGGGACCGGAGAGACGCATTCGGTTCAGGAATTCGTGGAGGAGGCCTTTGGCTACGTGAACCTGGACTGGCGGGACTACGTGGCGGAGGATCCGCGCTACCGCCACCCGACCGAGGTCCCGCTTCTGCAGGCCGATCCCTCCGAGGCCAAGCGACGGCTCGGGTGGGAGCCCACAGTCACGTTCCGGGACTTGGTCAGGATCATGATGGACGCCGACCTCGAGGCCGCGGACCTACCCGCGCCAGGGCAGGGCAAGCGGTGCCTGACCGATGGTCGACTGGCGTGGCTCAGGAGACCGTGA
- a CDS encoding transposase, translating into MARKPRVYCPCALYHVIGRGNQGQPIFSDDADRRRYLELLQETRLRYDFRLYAYVLMGTHVHHLIDIGPPPLSKIMQNLLFRYTRYWNQRYRKVGHLFQGRHKAILCEKERYVLELVRYIHLNPVRSRIVRDPSRYAWSSHGAGVRGKGS; encoded by the coding sequence ATGGCACGAAAACCACGAGTGTATTGTCCATGCGCCCTGTATCATGTGATCGGCCGTGGCAATCAAGGCCAACCGATCTTTTCGGATGACGCCGACCGGCGGCGATATCTGGAGTTGCTTCAAGAAACCCGACTGCGGTATGACTTTCGCCTGTATGCCTATGTTCTGATGGGCACTCACGTCCACCACCTGATCGACATCGGTCCACCCCCATTGTCCAAGATCATGCAAAATCTTCTATTCCGTTACACGCGGTACTGGAACCAGCGATATCGGAAGGTGGGACATCTTTTCCAAGGCCGGCATAAAGCGATCCTATGCGAGAAGGAACGCTATGTGCTGGAGTTGGTCCGATACATTCATCTCAATCCGGTGCGGAGCCGAATCGTCCGAGATCCGAGCCGATACGCCTGGAGCAGCCACGGGGCGGGTGTCAGGGGGAAGGGCTCCTAG
- a CDS encoding DUF433 domain-containing protein, translating into MPKTATSPKKYGETGTFARIVRAKSIMHGQPIIKGTRIPVSLIFDYLADGYSIKDILDQFPHLTPEDINEALRYGSNALQR; encoded by the coding sequence ATGCCCAAAACCGCAACATCTCCCAAAAAATATGGTGAGACAGGGACCTTTGCGAGGATCGTTCGTGCTAAGAGTATCATGCACGGCCAGCCGATCATCAAGGGCACACGTATCCCCGTCTCCCTGATCTTTGATTACCTGGCCGATGGTTACTCGATCAAAGACATTCTCGATCAGTTTCCTCATCTGACACCGGAAGATATCAACGAAGCTCTCCGTTATGGCTCGAACGCCCTTCAACGATAA
- a CDS encoding type II toxin-antitoxin system prevent-host-death family antitoxin: MIEKVKISKFKASCLTLLDKVKKTGRPILVTRRGEPMAQVIPPPPPEKQASWLGAFQSTGKIVGDITSPALPISFSGLF, from the coding sequence ATGATTGAAAAGGTGAAAATCTCTAAGTTCAAAGCGAGCTGCCTCACGCTCTTGGATAAAGTAAAGAAAACAGGACGGCCCATCCTGGTAACACGCCGGGGTGAACCCATGGCTCAGGTAATCCCACCTCCTCCTCCGGAAAAACAGGCATCCTGGTTGGGCGCATTTCAATCCACGGGGAAGATTGTGGGAGATATCACTTCGCCCGCACTACCCATATCCTTCTCTGGGCTCTTTTAG
- a CDS encoding polysaccharide deacetylase family protein has translation MNIQHKHFLTFDVEHWYEGYRYRGMSGWEGIAPRDHIIVERLFDSLGKHNQKATFFFTGRFAKDFPGLVRRCAELGHEVASHSYEHRVIRRIASREEFRQDLRDSLNILADLCGKPILGYRATKWSVTPDNQEWVMSILAEEGLSYDSSFFPTFGADELRRNGRPLLIDLPGGRQILEIPASGLNFGPLCVPVAGGLYFRAFPAWITLAMLKQKERQGLCGMLCVHPYDLDLDSPNIAGGGILFRLFRAYGVAQAWGRLDRLLSLKKFTSIADWIQSAPSDLCRINYRDVKND, from the coding sequence ATGAACATTCAGCACAAACATTTTCTTACCTTCGATGTGGAGCATTGGTACGAAGGATATCGCTATCGAGGAATGAGCGGCTGGGAGGGGATCGCCCCCCGAGATCATATTATCGTCGAGCGGCTCTTTGATTCGTTGGGAAAACATAATCAGAAGGCCACATTCTTTTTCACCGGGCGCTTTGCGAAAGATTTTCCGGGATTGGTCAGGCGGTGTGCCGAACTCGGCCACGAAGTGGCATCCCACTCCTATGAACACAGAGTGATTAGGCGGATAGCAAGTAGGGAAGAATTTAGACAAGACCTGCGTGATTCCCTTAATATCCTTGCCGACCTTTGCGGGAAACCCATTTTGGGCTATCGCGCCACAAAATGGTCAGTAACTCCGGATAATCAAGAGTGGGTGATGTCCATCCTTGCCGAGGAAGGGCTGAGTTACGACAGTAGTTTTTTCCCGACATTTGGGGCGGATGAGCTCCGGCGAAACGGGAGACCATTACTGATTGATTTGCCTGGTGGGCGGCAGATTCTTGAAATCCCAGCATCCGGTTTGAATTTTGGGCCACTCTGTGTTCCCGTCGCCGGCGGTCTTTATTTCCGTGCTTTTCCGGCCTGGATAACTTTGGCAATGTTGAAACAGAAAGAGCGGCAGGGTCTTTGCGGGATGTTGTGTGTGCATCCCTACGATCTTGACCTGGATAGCCCTAACATTGCTGGGGGTGGGATCCTGTTTCGGTTGTTTCGAGCTTACGGTGTGGCGCAGGCATGGGGGCGGTTAGATCGTTTGCTGAGCTTGAAGAAATTCACCAGTATTGCGGACTGGATCCAGTCCGCTCCATCGGATTTATGCCGAATTAATTATAGGGACGTGAAGAATGACTGA
- a CDS encoding toxin-antitoxin system, antitoxin component, Xre family protein, translating into MSVQSDSQKNLMEKIITLPPEKVAEVEDFVDFLRLRMEDRRLTRAAMKLSEEAFQMVWDNPDDAVYDKL; encoded by the coding sequence ATGTCCGTCCAGTCTGACTCTCAGAAAAACCTCATGGAAAAGATTATCACCCTGCCGCCGGAGAAGGTGGCCGAGGTGGAGGATTTCGTGGACTTCCTGCGCCTGCGCATGGAGGACCGTCGCCTCACCCGGGCCGCCATGAAGCTGTCGGAAGAGGCCTTCCAAATGGTTTGGGACAATCCGGACGATGCCGTCTACGATAAGCTTTAA